A section of the Pochonia chlamydosporia 170 chromosome 2, whole genome shotgun sequence genome encodes:
- a CDS encoding serine/threonine-protein kinase Sgk2 (similar to Metarhizium acridum CQMa 102 XP_007815258.1): MKNDTDHDFAPASSASTTDDQDIHDNINGRMHGPMSGFIKKHFNNFQYVRHDGELKLQAAGRQSCICAIPSNAPSPDDFLQWFQNYLSQESDGARGEWHISRDSIAFEHERTGNGTRLLLNKAPSPANNAEIRWDQVQIIGQFYHQSGFSYRDGLLSLCRSAHEVFASQPTRLFLHGFYIRGSFVEFWVFDRSGLYCSDVFDIQTDFIQFLSIILSYQRMTDQDLGELDTIKTDEGGSYMMFDGAETIPSFGKHYLERKPVASREGIVGSGTTCYRIRMPRSSQWSAILKFKWRWARERPEDELLRLAHEKGVWGALSLDYFEEVESTANLRQGIRWGTQRRFSTLPSSKGPGLTLEQRQEATSTKRGFADYTEETNNYFQNRILTCIVTSPVGRPLHTFCSLQELLQVFRDAIKCHKSLYFDAAILHQDVSAGNIIILDGENEESPRGILIDLDSAVQLPVDSDIEPDITGTRPFMAIGVLKEERHTFRHDLESFLYVLLWILISNRSDSPPEGSKLQQWSKGDWDELAARKCLDMGQDTFQDILNEFPREFHSAKPLAESLRRILFPLQTGVDGLEIGETPEDVNKFYDGIIDAFEGAIASYDR, translated from the coding sequence ATGAAGAATGACACAGACCATGACTTTGCCCCAGCTTCGTCGGCCTCCACGACTGACGACCAAGATATCCATGACAACATTAACGGTCGCATGCATGGACCTATGAGCGGCTTCATAAAGAAACACTTCAACAATTTTCAGTACGTGCGTCATGATGGCGAATTGAAACTCCAGGCAGCCGGAAGACAGAGCTGCATATGCGCCATCCCATCAAATGCCCCATCTCCTGACGATTTCCTGCAATGGTTCCAGAATTATCTATCGCAGGAGAGTGATGGCGCTCGAGGCGAGTGGCACATATCCAGAGACAGTATAGCTTTTGAGCACGAAAGGACTGGCAATGGTACACGCCTCCTCCTAAACAAGGCACCGTCACCGGCAAACAACGCGGAGATAAGATGGGATCAAGTTCAGATCATCGGCCAATTTTATCACCAAAGCGGTTTTTCTTACCGGGATGGACTACTAAGTCTCTGTCGGTCTGCACACGAAGtctttgccagccagcctaCACGACTCTTCTTACACGGCTTCTATATACGTGGCTCTTTTGTCGAATTCTGGGTCTTTGATCGGTCCGGCTTATATTGTAGCGATGTATTCGATATCCAGACTGACTTTATCCAATTCCTCTCTATCATTCTTAGTTACCAGCGGATGACAGACCAGGATCTTGGAGAACTCGACACCATTAAGACGGACGAAGGTGGCAGCTACATGATGTTTGATGGTGCGGAGACAATACCCTCTTTTGGAAAGCACTATCTCGAAAGAAAGCCAGTTGCGTCTCGTGAAGGAATTGTTGGCTCTGGAACGACTTGCTATCGAATACGAATGCCGCGGTCGAGTCAGTGGAGCGCCATCTTGAAGTTCAAATGGCGGTGGGCAAGGGAGCGCCCAGAGGACGAGCTTTTACGGTTGGCTCACGAGAAAGGCGTCTGGGGCGCCCTCTCGCTTGACTATTTTGAAGAAGTGGAAAGCACGGCGAATCTGCGCCAAGGTATTCGTTGGGGAACACAGAGAAGATTTTCCACTCTGCCGTCTTCTAAAGGACCCGGACTTACGCTCGAGCAACGACAAGAAGCTACTAGTACTAAGAGAGGATTTGCTGACTATACAGAGGAAACAAACAATTACTTTCAAAATCGTATCCTCACCTGTATCGTTACTTCTCCCGTTGGCCGACCCCTTCACACTTTCTGTTCTCTACAAGAGCTGCTTCAGGTTTTTCGGGATGCTATTAAGTGTCACAAATCACTGTATTTTGACGCCGCGATCTTGCATCAAGATGTATCGGCAGGAAATATAATAATTCTGGATGGAGAAAACGAAGAAAGTCCCAGGGGCATCTTGATAGACCTTGATTCCGCGGTGCAGCTTCCTGTAGATTCAGATATAGAGCCCGATATTACTGGCACCAGGCCGTTTATGGCCATTGGTGTTCTAAAAGAGGAACGGCACACTTTTCGACACGACCTAGAGTCATTTCTGTACGTTCTCCTCTGGATACTGATATCGAACCGCTCAGATAGTCCCCCAGAGGGAAGCAAGCTCCAGCAATGGAGCAAGGGAGATTGGGACGAGCTAGCTGCACGCAAGTGTCTTGACATGGGGCAAGATACCTTTCAGGATATCTTGAATGAGTTCCCCCGCGAATTTCACTCAGCGAAGCCACTCGCCGAAAGTCTTCGGCGAATATTATTTCCTTTACAAACTGGTGTGGATGGGCTAGAGATTGGAGAGACTCCAGAGGATGTAAACAAATTTTATGATGGAATAATAGACGCTTTCGAGGGGGCTATTGCATCCTACGATAGATAG
- a CDS encoding nitrilotriacetate monooxygenase component b (similar to Colletotrichum gloeosporioides Nara gc5 XP_007280401.1), translating into MVHTSRQIGQLTRRLTRQVAKSHSLPTRLISSCAEATAPAPPTATNTSQSYKIVERVHNFQERLKSRPDFDHSNQPIPVTKSPNPSWQFGDGAPSSNNAQSHREIDPYAADRAMVDNYRLLISGIAPRPIGFLSTVSGDGKTKNLSPFSYFQVIDHDPPMFVVGFSSRPERVKDTYRNLKETGECVINTVSESMIEAVNASSIDAPYGVSEWDITGLTEAPTSTVKASRVQESVLSIEGKVVDVKEFADHATPGMSIASLVLIKATRFWVQDDAVNEQGSHILLDKLRPIAQLGGMSYGRIGSTFELPRPRWDEQPESERLRVLGGNTEKKTS; encoded by the exons ATGGTGCATACCAGTCGGCAAATAGGTCAATTAACTAGACG GCTCACCCGCCAAGTTGCCAAATCTCACTCTTTACCAACAAGACTCATCTCATCATGCGCTGAAGCTACAGCCCCAGCACCGCCAACAGCCACCAATACAAGCCAGAGCTACAAGATTGTCGAAAGAGTTCATAACTTCCAAGAAAGACTGAAATCCAGACCCGACTTTGACCACTCCAACCAGCCCATCCCGGTAACCAAATCACccaatccatcatggcaattTGGCGACGGAGCcccaagcagcaacaatgcACAATCGCACAGAGAAATCGATCCCTACGCAGCTGACAGGGCCATGGTGGATAATTACCGCCTGTTGATATCGGGCATTGCCCCTCGACCCATTGGTTTCCTGAGCACTGTGTCTGGAGatggcaagaccaagaacctGTCACCCTTCAGTTACTTCCAAGTCATTGATCACGATCCGCCCATGTTTGTAGTGGGCTTTTCATCGCGCCCGGAGCGCGTAAAGGATACGTATCGCAACTTGAAGGAAACGGGGGAATGCGTCATCAACACCGTCTCCGAAAGCATGATTGAAGCGGTGAATGCGTCGTCGATAGATGCCCCGTACGGTGTGTCCGAATGGGATATCACAGGTCTAACTGAGGCACCTACCTCAACTGTGAAGGCGTCTCGTGTTCAAGAGTCCGTTTTGTCAATTGAAGGGAAGGTCGTGGATGTCAAGGAGTTTGCGGACCATGCGACACCCGGGATGAGCATTGCCTCGCTGGTGCTGATCAAGGCAACTAGGTTCTGGGTACAGGACGACGCGGTGAATGAGCAGGGGAGTCATATCCTTTTGGATAAGCTACGGCCGATTGCGCAGCTGGGTGGAATGTCCTACGGGCGAATTGGCTCAACGTTTGAGTTGCCCAGGCCGCGATGGGATGAGCAGCCTGAGAGTGAACGATTGCGGGTGTTGGGTGGGAATACGGAAAAGAAGACTTCGTAG
- a CDS encoding interferon-induced GTP-binding protein Mx (similar to Magnaporthe oryzae 70-15 XP_003719254.1), translated as MAPSIESSLDTQGLANEQRGLLDFIDKLQYAQLDNVKLPQIVVVGDQSAGKSSVLEAISGTPFPRDAGACTRFATEIRLRRAKETTLRVTIIPDKSRPINEQTALSQFGGRVSGDTPFETMMREATALIAPKEIPGRFAARDILVVEKSGPEMPLLTLVDLPGLVRVANRDQSDADIQTIEALSDRYMKSSRTIILAVIGGNNDYVQAPILKKARQFDPKGSRTIGVLTKPDMTERIGLEDKFIELVMNKDRENHFKLGWYVLLNPGPGEQWFSPEDRARREAEFFTRGRWSALPPQMWGVAALRQKLSTQLQRHIGKHVKSLRKQIQDALERCDTELKAMGNAKDTIEEMRFEMGELFTASNNLVTPAVNGNYKNPFGEKFFARQSHPKGTPAHKLRARAREESERFSRLFRQQGRHLNFADTAAGTAASVNGQGQPASATGGGISKKDFAQMEVEPLLRQIRGNELPLDSNPRAPYILFQDYSRKWPVLAQEYKDNLGVICNEFLAEVIDHVWPVRMRDPLRYHFLEVKMTHLMEEAEKELNRLTDDMELEVQPYDPEYEDRLRRWRAEATENGGTYTEAEEVLEKMLIYYDLTARIFTRNVITQVVERHLLLGMLRLFNPIEILRMPDSTIESIAAENKETRERRIKLKAQKKDIEEARSMCAGLAMRSDLRSYDEDTEDVGSDDDEQIRRQVSRRVSHQHQQRQSQESRRAVQEERARPSINTDVRPRASAPQESHQNVSGTFGHQPGQGYHQPTQGYPQYYSNPRDMMTGGSREYAPDRAPPPPPRKVAA; from the coding sequence ATGGCTCCGTCTATTGAGTCGTCCCTGGATACGCAGGGCCTGGCAAACGAACAGCGAGGCCTGctcgacttcatcgacaAGCTGCAGTATGCACAgctcgacaatgtcaaacTGCCGCAGATTGTCGTCGTAGGCGACCAGTCAGCGGGAAAGAGTTCCGTCTTGGAAGCCATTTCCGGTACTCCATTCCCTAGAGACGCAGGTGCTTGTACACGATTTGCTACCGAAATTCGGCTTCGTCGCGCCAAGGAGACAACTCTCAGGGTCACCATCATTCCTGACAAGAGCCGTCCGATCAATGAGCAAACTGCGCTCTCACAATTTGGAGGTCGTGTCAGTGGTGATACGCCCTTtgagacgatgatgagggaAGCTACTGCTCTGATTGCACCGAAAGAAATTCCCGGTCGCTTCGCTGCTCGAGATAtccttgttgttgagaagaGCGGTCCTGAAATGCCGCTGTTGACTCTTGTCGACTTGCCTGGTCTTGTGCGAGTCGCCAACAGGGACCAGTCCGATGCGGATATCCAGACCATCGAGGCTCTCTCCGATCGATACATGAAGAGTTCCCGCACTATTATTCTCGCCGTCATCGGCGGCAACAACGACTATGTCCAGGCACCCATTCTCAAGAAAGCGAGGCAATTCGATCCCAAAGGCTCGCGAACCATCGGTGTACTAACCAAGCCTGACATGACGGAGCGAATCGGCCTCGAAGATAAATTCATCGAACTTGTCATGAATAAGGATCGTGAGAACCACTTCAAACTCGGGTGGTATGTCCTTCTCAACCCCGGCCCCGGAGAGCAGTGGTTCAGTCCCGAGGATCGTGCTCGCAGAGAAGCAGAGTTCTTCACCAGAGGCCGCTGGTCTGCATTGCCTCCTCAGATGTGGGGAGTCGCCGCTCTACGACAGAAATTGAGCACCCAACTGCAGAGACACATCGGAAAGCACGTCAAATCTCTCCGAAAACAGATCCAAGATGCCCTCGAGCGATGCGACACTGAGCTCAAGGCCATGGGCAACGCCAAGGACACCATTGAGGAGATGCGTTTCGAAATGGGCGAGCTCTTCACCGCTTCCAACAACCTCGTCACACCAGCCGTCAACGGCAACTACAAGAATCCCTTTGGCGAGAAGTTCTTCGCCCGCCAGTCTCACCCCAAGGGTACACCGGCACACAAACTTCGCGCTCGTGCCCGTGAGGAGAGTGAGCGTTTCTCACGACTGTTTCGCCAACAGGGCAGACATCTTAACTTTGCGGACACTGCTGCCGGTACTGCTGCATCTGTTAACGGACAGGGCCAGCCTGCCTCTGCTACAGGTGGTGGTATTTCCAAGAAGGACTTTGCTCAAATGGAGGTTGAACCACTGCTGCGGCAGATTCGCGGAAACGAACTCCCGCTCGACTCTAACCCACGAGCACCGTACATTCTCTTCCAGGATTACTCTCGAAAGTGGCCGGTCTTGGCACAAGAGTACAAAGACAACCTTGGTGTCATTTGCAACGAGTTTCTCGCAGAGGTCATTGACCACGTGTGGCCGGTCCGCATGCGCGATCCCCTCCGTTACCACTTCTTAGAAGTCAAGATGACGCATCTCATGGAGGAAGCGGAGAAGGAACTCAACCGACTTACcgacgacatggagctcGAAGTACAGCCCTATGATCCCGAGTATGAAGACCGACTACGAAGGTGGCGTGCGGAAGCTACTGAAAATGGGGGCACATACACCGAAGCAGAGGAGGTGCTCGAGAAGATGCTCATCTACTATGATCTGACGGCAAGGATCTTCACACGAAATGTGATTACGCAAGTCGTAGAGAGGCATTTACTCCTCGGCATGCTGCGTCTCTTCAACCCCATTGAGATTCTGCGCATGCCCGACTCAACGATTGAGAGCATTGCTGCTGAGAATAAGGAGACGCGGGAGCGCAGaatcaagctcaaggctcaAAAGAAGGATATTGAGGAGGCTAGAAGCATGTGTGCTGGTTTAGCTATGAGGAGTGACTTGAGATCATACGACGAGGACACAGAGGACGTCGGGtccgatgacgacgagcagaTAAGGAGGCAGGTTTCTCGACGCGTgtctcatcaacatcagcagcGGCAGTCGCAGGAATCCCGTCGTGCAGTTCAAGAGGAGCGTGCGAGGCCAAGTATAAACACTGATGTGCGGCCGCGGGCATCTGCTCCCCAGGAATCACATCAGAATGTCAGCGGGACGTTTGGCCACCAACCCGGACAGGGTTATCACCAGCCGACGCAGGGCTATCCTCAGTACTACAGTAATCCGAGGGATATGATGACTGGTGGTTCTCGGGAGTATGCGCCTGATCGTGCGCCGCCACCGCCTCCTCGTAAGGTAGCTGCGTAG